One Rhodoferax sp. GW822-FHT02A01 genomic window, TATCTGCGATGAGGTACTTGGCATTCCCCGGGACTTCGAGCGCACGCTGGAGAGCTGGAGCGGCCTGGTACACCCCGACGACTGGCCTGCATTGCTTGCCTACTTCACCGAACAGGTACTGCAGGCAGGAAAACCGTTTGATCGGGAGTACCGGATCGTCCGCCACTCTGACAAGGAAATCCGCTGGATCCGCGCGCTGGGCAAGGTGACGCGCGATGCGCAAGATAATCCGGCTCGATTGACGGGGACGCTGCAAGACATATCCACCCTGATGTGGGCGCAGGCCCGGATCACAGAGACTACCAACACCTTGCAGGCCACCCTGGATGCATTGCCGGATCTGCTGTTTGAGGTCAGCGAACAGGGTTACATATTCCAGTACCACTCACACAGCAGGGATCTGCTGGCTGCACCACCGGAGGCTTTTCTTGGAAAGCGGTTTGACGAGGTGCTGCCGCCCGAGGCCTGCGCTGTGTGCAGAGCCGCCATAGACGAGGCATCGCGAACCGGATTCTCTTCCGGCAAGCGGTATTCGCTCGATCTGGCACAAGGTACACGCTGGTTCGACCTCTCGGTTGCGCCCATGGCCACGGGAACACAGAACAGCAAGCGCTTCATCTTCATTGCGCGGGACGTCACGGACCGCTATCTGGCCGAAAAACAACTGGAGCTTGCCGGCCTGGTGTTCAACCATGCACGTGAAGGCATCGTGGTAACGGACGCCGAAGGGGCCATCATCGATGTCAATCAGGCCTTTGCACGCGTCACCGGCTATTCCCGTGAGGAAGTCCTGGGAAGGAACCCGAGATTCCTGAGTTCCGGGCGACAAAGCAAGGAGTTCTACAACGTCATGTGGACCCGTTTGCTGGAACTGGGATTCTGGACCGGCGAGGTGTGGAACCGCCACAAGGATGGCGAAGAGTATGCAGAGCTTCTCACCATCAGTGCCGTGCGCGGCCCGACCGGTCAGGTGGTGCAATATGTGGCCTTGTTCTCCGACATCACGGCGCTCAAGAAGTACCAGTCTGAACTGGAGCACGTAGCGCACTTCGACGTTTTGACCGGACTGCCCAACCGGCTGCTGTTGGCCGACCGGCTGCACCAAGCCATGGCCCAATGCCAGCGGCGCGGGCAGAAGGTGTTGATTGCCTATCTGGATCTGGATGATTTCAAACGGGTGAATGACAGCTACGGCCATGAAGTGGGAGACGCTCTACTGCAGGCCCTGGGCCAGCGGCTGGTGGCCCACCTGCGCGATGGTGACACGCTGGCGCGCATTGGTGGTGACGAGTTTGTGGCCGTGCTCACGGACTTTGTGGACACGGAGTCGGTGATGCCACTGATTTCCCGGTTGATTGCCGCGGCGACCGAGCCTTTCCATCTGGAAGAGCGGGTGCTTCGCATATCCACCAGTGTCGGCATCACCGTATTCCCGCAGGAGGCGGAGCTGGATGCCGAGCAACTCCTGCGACAGGCCGACCAGGCCATGTACCAGGCCAAAGTGGCTGGCAAGAACCGCTACCACGTATTCGATTTCCGCCACGACAGCGAGATACGCGTGCACTTCGACATATTGGAGCGCATGCGCCTGGCCTTGGCGCAGTCCGAATATGTGCTGCACTTCCAGCCCAAGGTGAACATGCGCACGGGCACCGTCATTGGCGCAGAAGCCCTGATCCGCTGGCAGCACCCTGAACGCGGCTTGCTTGCGCCTGGGGAGTTCCTGTCATCGGCGGAGGAGAGTCCGATTTCCGTGGACATCGGCGAATGGGTGATAGATGCAGCGCTGCGCCAGCACCTGGTCTGGCTGAGCCAGGGCTTCGAGATACCGGTGAGTGTCAACGTGGGTGCCATCCAGTTGCAGCAGTGCGATTTCCTGCAACGTCTTCAACGGATACTGGCGCGTTACCCCAGCGTCAAACCCGGCAATCTGCAAATTGAGATCCTGGAAACCAGTGCCCTGCGGGACATGCAGCAAGTCACTACCGTCATTCAGGCATGCAAGGATATGGGCGTGGAATTCGCGCTGGACGATTTTGGTACCGGCTATTCGTCACTCACCTATCTGCGTCAGCTGCCCGTGGCCATGCTGAAGATAGACCAGAGTTTTGTCTGCAACATGTTGGACAACGTGGACGACCAGGCCATTCTGCGTGGCGTGGTGGGTCTGGCCCAGGCCTTCGGACGCAAAGTCATTGCCGAGGGGGTGGAGACCGAGGCACATGGCAGGTTGCTGCTGCAATTCGGCTGCGACCTGGCGCAGGGTTATGGAATCGCCAGGCCGATGGCGGGTGATGCCTTTGCCCTGTGGATGCAAGATTGGACGTTGCATCCGGGTTGGCCCGAGCGCCGCTAGCTACACTCGCCTTTTCTTATTTTTGAACGCACGGAGAAACCCATGATCAAACGCCTGGATGTCGGAGCCCGCATGTCCGAAGTCGCGGTTCACAACGGAGTGGCCTATCTGGCCGGACAGGTTGCCGAAGATGGCAGCCAGGACATCGGCGGCCAGACCCGGCAGGTTCTCGCTGCAATTGATGCCTTGCTGGCGCGCGTGGGCAGCGACAAGAGCAAGATCCTGATGACGCAGATCTTTCTGGCCGATCTGGCCGACTTCCCCGGCCAGACACCGCCGCGCGCCACCGTGCAGGCGGCATTGGCCAAGCCGGATTGGAAAATTGAAGTGGTGATCAGCGCCGCTGTTTGACTCGCAGGGCTTTTCGGCTCTCCTGATGCGCCGGGCGTCCGTGCTGTATAGCATGCAGTACTGACTGGCCCCGCTGGGTCCTTAAACCCATTCATCAGGAACATCATGGATCTCCAACTCAAAGGCAAACTGGCCCTGGTTTCAGGAAGCACGGCCGGAATTGGCTATGCCATTGCTGCGGCACTGGCCGCAGAAGGCGCACGCGTCATCGTCAATGGCAGGTCGCAAGCATCTGTTGACGCGGCTGTGGCGACCATCAGCGCTGGCCCCGGCGGGCAGGTGCTGGGGTTTGCCGGTGACCTCAGCAAGGCTGCCGTGGCCGAGTCGCTTGTCCGCCAATATCCTGACATTGAAATACTGGTCAACAACCTGGGCATCTTTGAGCCCAAGCCCTTCGAGGACATTGACGACGCGGACTGGCTGCGGTTCTTCGATGTCAATGTGCTCAGTGGTGTGCGGTTGGCGCGCCTGTGCCTGCCTGCCATGAAGGCGGCTAACTGGGGCCGCATCATCTTCATCTCCAGCGAGAGCGCGGTGCAGATTCCCGCAGAGATGATTCACTACGGCATGACCAAGACGGCACAGCTTGCCGTATCGAGGGGGCTCGCCGAGTCCGTAGCCGGAACCGGCATCACCGTGAACAGCGTTCTGCCGGGGCCCACGCGATCACGCGGCGTAGGCGACTTCGTCGAGGCCCTGGCCAAGGCCGACGGCACAACCGTGGAGGCATTTGAAAAGCAGTTCTTCGAGACGCCGCAGGAAATTGCCAACATGGTTGCCTACATCGCCAGCCCGCTTTCGTCCGGAACGACGGGCGCCGCACTCCGGGTGGACGGCGGCTGTCTGAAGAGCGCCTTTTAGCAAACCGCTACCATGATCCGTGCGGAACGGGTCGGTCAGACCTTGCATCCCGCGCATCTGACCCAATGTTGTTGATCTTTCCAACAGGAGAACCACCATGGCTCGCAAGACTCCCATCCAGCGCTACCGCAACATCGGCATCTCTGCCCACATTGATGCCGGCAAGACCACAACCACGGAGCGCATCCTGTTTTACACCGGGGTGAACCACAAGATTGGTGAAGTGCATGACGGCGCGGCCACCATGGACTGGATGGAACAGGAGCAGGAGCGCGGCATCACCATCACCTCGGCAGCCACCACCTGCTTCTGGAAGGGCATGGCGGGCAACCTGGAAGAGCACCGCATCAACATCATCGACACCCCGGGACACGTGGACTTCACCATCGAGGTGGAGCGCTCCATGCGGGTGCTCGACGGCGCCGTCATGGTGTACGACGCCGTGGGCGGCGTGCAACCGCAATCCGAGACGGTCTGGCGCCAGGCCAACAAATACAAGGTGCCGCGCCTGGCATTCGTCAACAAGATGGACCGGGTGGGCGCCGACTTCCTGCGCGTGCGCCAGATGATGGTGGACCGGCTCAAGGCGAACCCCATCGTGTTGCAGATCCCTATCGGGGCGGAAGAGCACTTCCAGGGTGTGGTCGATCTGGTCAAGATGAAAGCCATCATCTGGGACGCCGACAAGGGCGTGACCTTCAAGTACGAAGAGATTCCCGCCAACCTGGCCGAGGTCTGCGAGCAGTACCACGGCATCCTGCTGGAAGCAGCGGCCGAGTCCAGCGAAGAGCTGATGAACAAGTACCTGGAAACCGGCACGCTGAGCGAAGCCGAGATCAAGGCTGCCATCCGCCAGCGCACGCTGGCTGGTGAACTGCAACCCATGCTGTGCGGCTCTGCCTTCAAGAACAAGGGCGTGCAAGCCATGCTGGATGCGGTGGTGGAGTACCTGCCGTCTCCGGTGGACATTCCACCCGTGCCCGGCACCGACGCCGATGACCAACCCACCGTGCGCCGCGCCGCCGACGACGAAAAGTTTTCCGCACTGGCCTTCAAGCTGATGACGGACCCGTATGTGGGCCAGCTCACCTTTGTGCGCGTGTATTCCGGCGTGCTGAAGTCGGGCGACTCGGTCTACAACCCGATACGGGGCAAAAAGGAACGCATAGGCCGCATTCTGCAGATGCACGCCAACCAGCGCGAGGAGATCAAGGAGATCCTGGCCGGTGACATTGCCGCCTGTGTCGGGCTGAAAGAAGTCACCACCGGCGAGACGCTGTGCGACCCGGAAAGCGTGATCACGCTGGAGAAGATGGTCTTCCCCGAGCCCGTGATCTCACAGGCGGTGGAGCCCAAGACCAAGGCCGACCAAGAAAAGATGGGTATTGCCTTGGGCCGCCTGGCGCAGGAAGACCCGTCCTTCCGCGTGCGCACCGACGAAGAGTCCGGCCAGACCATCATCTCCGGCATGGGCGAGCTGCACCTGGAAATCATCGTGGACCGCATGAAGCGCGAATTCGGTGTAGAGGCCAGCGTGGGCAAGCCCCAGGTTGCCTACCGCGAGACCATACGCAAGTCCGTCTCGGATGTGGAAGGCAAGTTCGTGCGCCAGTCCGGCGGCAAGGGGCAGTACGGCCATGTGGTACTGACGGTGGAGCCACAGGCGCCGGGCAAGGGCTTCGAGTTTGTCGATGCCATCAAGGGTGGTGTGGTGCCGCGCGAGTTCATACCCGCGGTGAAGAAGGGCATTGAGGATTCACTGCCCAACGGCGTGCTGGCAGGCTACCCGGTGGTGGACGTCAAGGTCACGCTGACCTTTGGCTCCTACCACGAGGTGGACTCCAATGAAAACGCCTTCAAGATGGCTGCATCCCTGGGCTTCAAGGACGGCTGCCGCAAGGCGACGCCGGTCATTCTGGAACCCATGATGGCAGTGGAAGTGGAAACGCCGGAAGACTATGCCGGCAACGTCATGGGCGATCTGTCGTCACGGCGCGGCATGGTGCAAGGCATGGACGATGTGCCGGGCGGTGGCAAGGTCATCAAGGCAGAAGTGCCACTGTCCGAGATGTTCGGCTATTCCACGACGCTTCGCTCCATGTCCCAGGGGCGTGCAACGTACACCATGGAGTTCAAGCACTACAGCGACGCGCCCAAGAACGTGGCGGACGCGATCATTTCCAGTCGGCAAAAGTGAGCGGCTGAACCGCGGTCTGGCGATCGCGGTTCAGTTCACCGGCTGGTGGAAGCGGATGGCATTGCGCCCGGCCTCCTTGGCCTGGTACATGGCCCGGTCTGCCCAGTTCAGGATGTCATCGGGTCTGGTTTCATGGCCCAAAAACATGGCAATGCCCACACTGGCAGAACAGTGGTGCTCGACCAGATTGCCCACATCCCCATCGGCTTCAATCTGCAGCTGGTAGGGCTGCGATATGGTGTTGCAGATTTTTCCCGCAATGGCGCGGGCCAGTGAGGCCGATTCGGCTTCGTCCATACTCAGCGCGCTCAGGATCACCACGAATTCATCGCCGCCAATGCGCGCCACGGTGTCTTCGGCGCGCATCAGGCGTTTGAGTCGATTGGCTACTTCGATCAACAGCAAATCCCCCACGGCATGGCCGTGCAGGTCGTTGATGGGTTTGAAATTGTCCAGGTCGATGAATATCAGGGCGTTGTAGAAGTAACTCCGCTTGCTTGCTGCCATGGACTGTTTCAGGCGATCCAGCATCAGACGGCGGTTCGGCAGGCCGGTCAAGACATCGTTGAACGCCATGTCATGCACTCGCTCGTCCTTTGCCTTGCGCTCGGTGATGTCAAACGAAACGACCGCCACATTCTTGACCTTGCCCGTGCCATCGCGGATGACGCCGCTGCGCGATTCCATGTAGCGCACGTCCTTGTGGTTGGGCAGCATGAAGCGGTATTCCAGGTGGCGCCCCACACCGGTGGTGACGACTTCCTGGAATGCCTGCTCCACGCGCTCACGGTCTTCGGGGTGTATTTCCAGAAAGGAAAACGTCCCTGCGGAGTCACCGGGGCCCAGCAGGCGCCGGTAGGAAGGACTGTTGTAGACGCGCACGCCCTTGAGGTCGAGCACGGCAACAAAGCCGTCCAGGTTTTCGGTGATCAGGCGGAAGAACTCGCCTTGTTCGCGCAGTTCGGCATGGACCTTCTTGCGATCGGATATGTCGCGAAAGAAGCCAAACATCTCCTGCCCGTTGTCGTCCGCAAGGGCCATGGATACGTCCGCATTCCACAGGGTTCCATCCTTGCGCCGAAGAATGGTTTCGAAGCGCCGCCCTTTTGCACCATCAACAAGTGTTGCGTTGGCATTCGCCTCCAGGGCATGGCTATCGAATGCGGAAATATGCAAGCCCGCCAGCTCTTCACGCGGGTAACCGGAAAGCGCACAGAAGGCGGCGTTGACGTCAACCACCACGCCTGCCCTGGAAATATGCAGGTAGCCGTCCAGTGAAGTTTCGATGACTTGTCTGTGGTTTACATCCGTGGCATTCATATTCACTCTGAATCACCTGAAGCCCGGATACTGTGCGCCGCGTAGTTCAATATGACACCAAAATAGTTGATACCGCCAAGCGAATGCACAGGTGACCGGCCTGCGTTCGATATTTCATTTTCTCCGGCCCGAAGGCCCAATCGCATCTTATCGGCAAATAGTTATCCATATTTACCAATATTTTTCTGATGACGGATTATGTTGCATACCTATGCAAAGCCGTGCTTAGCGCATCCGCGCTGCAATATTGCTGGCTGCATTGCATAAACTGTGCCGATAGCGTCTTGCCCCCTGCCAAAGCAAAGTCGAAGCAATTCGCCCTGCAATATTTCTGCGCACGTGCGATTGAATGCTAAATATTCACATATTTCAAAAATGAAATGGTCATTGGCAATGGAAAGACGGCGTCTCCAAGCGATTGACCTCATCCTGAGTCGCAGTACTGCGATGCAGATAAATTACAGGACCTGAAGGCTCTCAACCCCGAACCCGCTTATGCATCTCACAGAATTGCTCGGTATCCGATACGCGCTGATACAGGCACCCATGGCAGGTGTGCAAGACAGCGCGCTGGCCATCGCTGTGTCGAATGCCGGAGCTCTGGGGTCCCTCCCATGCGCCATGCTGTCGCCGGCACAGATTCGTAGCGAACTCACGGCCATTCGTAGCGGTACGGACAAGCCCTACAACGTCAATTTCTTCTGCCACACCCCACCCCAGGTTTCTACACAAAGAGAGGCGCAGTGGCAAGAAGCGCTGATGCCCTATTACCGGGAATTTGACATCGACCCGGCAGGCATCACCGCAGGCTCCCAGCGGCAGCCCTTCAGCGCCGAACTGGCGGATTTGCTGGAGGAATTCAAGCCACCGGTGGTCAGCTTCCACTTCGGCCTGCCCACGCCACAATTGCTGGCACGCGTCAAGGCCTGGGGCACCAAGGTTCTATCTTCGGCAACCACGCTGGAAGAGGCTGTCTGGCTGGAGGCCCATGGGGCAGACGCCATCGTCGCGCAAGGGCTGGAAGCCGGAGGACACCGGGGCATTTTTCTCTCGGATGACCTCAGCACGCAGGTGGGCACCATGGCCTTGCTGCCGCAGTTGGCAGCACGCGTGCGCGTGCCGGTGATTGCGGCTGGCGGCATTGCCGATGTGCGCGGCGTCAAGGCGGCCATGGCGTTGGGCGCAGCCGGCGTGCAGGTGGGAACCAGCTACCTGCTGGCACATGAAGCCCGCACCAGCGCTGTGCACCGCGCCGCCTTGAAAAGCGATGAAGCGGTACACACCGCGTTGACCAACATCTTCACCGGTCGCCCGGCGCGCGGCATCGTGAACCGCGTCATGCGGGAGTTGGGGAACATCAGCGCCCATGCGCCGGCCTTCCCCCTGGCTGGCGGCGCTATCGCCCCTTTGCGCGCATACGCGGAAGCACGGCAATCGGGCGCGTTCTCACCGCTTTGGGCCGGGCAGAACACCAGCGGATGCGTGGAGAAGTCCGCTGCGGAAATTACCGCCGAGCTGGTCAGCGCATTGCCAGCGTAGGCGCGACACGGAACAGGTATCGGTCTTCAGGTGTTCAGCACGTAGGCTTCAAAGGCGTCAATCGGCAAGAGCCTGCCAAACAGGTAGCCCTGGCAGGCGTGGCAACCTGACGCGGCCAGGAACTGGCGTTGACGACCAAGGTGAGATGCTCCAAAAGCAACCTGCTTGAGCAGCAGGTCTCCCATGTCATACCCCAGCGTGCTGTTCAAGGTCTTGAAGTGATCCAGATCGATATACAGCAGAGAGCCCCAGCTGCCGCGGCGATCGCAGTCGATGCTCGACTCCTTGAGCCGGGCCAGCAGCAGAGTGCGGTTGGGCAAGCCGCCGGATTTCCTCATCCGCCTGCAGATGCTGGGTGATGTCACGCAGCGCGCTGATGAAGGGCGGCGACACATACAGCTGGTTCTTCTTGCGCTGCTTCAGGGCGTTCATCTGGTGGCGGTTTTCATCGCATAGAGTCGCTTGTCGGCGCTGGCGATGAGTGACTGCGCATCGGTCCCGTCTTCCGGAAAGCTGGCGAGTCCAAAGCTGAAGGAGAGGCTGTGTTCCGCATCGCCAAAACGCATGGGCTTGGCACGCAAACGGGCAAGAATGCCGGCGATGTTCTTTTCCATGGTCTCCGCCTTGGTCAGGTGGTAGCTGGCGATGAACTCGTCGCCGCCAAAACGGCCCATGATGTCCGAGTTGCGGCAGGACGCGCGCAAGGCGTTGGCTATGGCCAGCAGCATCCGGTCACCCGCGAGATGGCCGGA contains:
- a CDS encoding EAL domain-containing protein: MGVPTTSEKPSGQEQESAWRIVAVYTIFAALWILLSDTLVGSMFSDAKVVAMIGLFKGWLFVGVTALLLFTLISRLIGNYEKSLEQLKLREDELNRSQHLLLEAQHIAGLGSYELDIASGRWTSSDICDEVLGIPRDFERTLESWSGLVHPDDWPALLAYFTEQVLQAGKPFDREYRIVRHSDKEIRWIRALGKVTRDAQDNPARLTGTLQDISTLMWAQARITETTNTLQATLDALPDLLFEVSEQGYIFQYHSHSRDLLAAPPEAFLGKRFDEVLPPEACAVCRAAIDEASRTGFSSGKRYSLDLAQGTRWFDLSVAPMATGTQNSKRFIFIARDVTDRYLAEKQLELAGLVFNHAREGIVVTDAEGAIIDVNQAFARVTGYSREEVLGRNPRFLSSGRQSKEFYNVMWTRLLELGFWTGEVWNRHKDGEEYAELLTISAVRGPTGQVVQYVALFSDITALKKYQSELEHVAHFDVLTGLPNRLLLADRLHQAMAQCQRRGQKVLIAYLDLDDFKRVNDSYGHEVGDALLQALGQRLVAHLRDGDTLARIGGDEFVAVLTDFVDTESVMPLISRLIAAATEPFHLEERVLRISTSVGITVFPQEAELDAEQLLRQADQAMYQAKVAGKNRYHVFDFRHDSEIRVHFDILERMRLALAQSEYVLHFQPKVNMRTGTVIGAEALIRWQHPERGLLAPGEFLSSAEESPISVDIGEWVIDAALRQHLVWLSQGFEIPVSVNVGAIQLQQCDFLQRLQRILARYPSVKPGNLQIEILETSALRDMQQVTTVIQACKDMGVEFALDDFGTGYSSLTYLRQLPVAMLKIDQSFVCNMLDNVDDQAILRGVVGLAQAFGRKVIAEGVETEAHGRLLLQFGCDLAQGYGIARPMAGDAFALWMQDWTLHPGWPERR
- a CDS encoding RidA family protein, which produces MIKRLDVGARMSEVAVHNGVAYLAGQVAEDGSQDIGGQTRQVLAAIDALLARVGSDKSKILMTQIFLADLADFPGQTPPRATVQAALAKPDWKIEVVISAAV
- a CDS encoding SDR family oxidoreductase, whose protein sequence is MDLQLKGKLALVSGSTAGIGYAIAAALAAEGARVIVNGRSQASVDAAVATISAGPGGQVLGFAGDLSKAAVAESLVRQYPDIEILVNNLGIFEPKPFEDIDDADWLRFFDVNVLSGVRLARLCLPAMKAANWGRIIFISSESAVQIPAEMIHYGMTKTAQLAVSRGLAESVAGTGITVNSVLPGPTRSRGVGDFVEALAKADGTTVEAFEKQFFETPQEIANMVAYIASPLSSGTTGAALRVDGGCLKSAF
- the fusA gene encoding elongation factor G, producing the protein MARKTPIQRYRNIGISAHIDAGKTTTTERILFYTGVNHKIGEVHDGAATMDWMEQEQERGITITSAATTCFWKGMAGNLEEHRINIIDTPGHVDFTIEVERSMRVLDGAVMVYDAVGGVQPQSETVWRQANKYKVPRLAFVNKMDRVGADFLRVRQMMVDRLKANPIVLQIPIGAEEHFQGVVDLVKMKAIIWDADKGVTFKYEEIPANLAEVCEQYHGILLEAAAESSEELMNKYLETGTLSEAEIKAAIRQRTLAGELQPMLCGSAFKNKGVQAMLDAVVEYLPSPVDIPPVPGTDADDQPTVRRAADDEKFSALAFKLMTDPYVGQLTFVRVYSGVLKSGDSVYNPIRGKKERIGRILQMHANQREEIKEILAGDIAACVGLKEVTTGETLCDPESVITLEKMVFPEPVISQAVEPKTKADQEKMGIALGRLAQEDPSFRVRTDEESGQTIISGMGELHLEIIVDRMKREFGVEASVGKPQVAYRETIRKSVSDVEGKFVRQSGGKGQYGHVVLTVEPQAPGKGFEFVDAIKGGVVPREFIPAVKKGIEDSLPNGVLAGYPVVDVKVTLTFGSYHEVDSNENAFKMAASLGFKDGCRKATPVILEPMMAVEVETPEDYAGNVMGDLSSRRGMVQGMDDVPGGGKVIKAEVPLSEMFGYSTTLRSMSQGRATYTMEFKHYSDAPKNVADAIISSRQK
- a CDS encoding diguanylate cyclase; the protein is MNATDVNHRQVIETSLDGYLHISRAGVVVDVNAAFCALSGYPREELAGLHISAFDSHALEANANATLVDGAKGRRFETILRRKDGTLWNADVSMALADDNGQEMFGFFRDISDRKKVHAELREQGEFFRLITENLDGFVAVLDLKGVRVYNSPSYRRLLGPGDSAGTFSFLEIHPEDRERVEQAFQEVVTTGVGRHLEYRFMLPNHKDVRYMESRSGVIRDGTGKVKNVAVVSFDITERKAKDERVHDMAFNDVLTGLPNRRLMLDRLKQSMAASKRSYFYNALIFIDLDNFKPINDLHGHAVGDLLLIEVANRLKRLMRAEDTVARIGGDEFVVILSALSMDEAESASLARAIAGKICNTISQPYQLQIEADGDVGNLVEHHCSASVGIAMFLGHETRPDDILNWADRAMYQAKEAGRNAIRFHQPVN
- a CDS encoding nitronate monooxygenase; amino-acid sequence: MHLTELLGIRYALIQAPMAGVQDSALAIAVSNAGALGSLPCAMLSPAQIRSELTAIRSGTDKPYNVNFFCHTPPQVSTQREAQWQEALMPYYREFDIDPAGITAGSQRQPFSAELADLLEEFKPPVVSFHFGLPTPQLLARVKAWGTKVLSSATTLEEAVWLEAHGADAIVAQGLEAGGHRGIFLSDDLSTQVGTMALLPQLAARVRVPVIAAGGIADVRGVKAAMALGAAGVQVGTSYLLAHEARTSAVHRAALKSDEAVHTALTNIFTGRPARGIVNRVMRELGNISAHAPAFPLAGGAIAPLRAYAEARQSGAFSPLWAGQNTSGCVEKSAAEITAELVSALPA
- a CDS encoding diguanylate cyclase, producing the protein MPNRTLLLARLKESSIDCDRRGSWGSLLYIDLDHFKTLNSTLGYDMGDLLLKQVAFGASHLGRQRQFLAASGCHACQGYLFGRLLPIDAFEAYVLNT